Within the Pelagovum pacificum genome, the region CGACTGTATGCTCGGCATGACCAAGTTCCGCCGCGACCTCTTTGCTGGTCAACCCATCTGCGCATCGCAGCACAATCCGGCACCGATCCGAAAGCGACCGCTCCGCCTTGTGCCTGCGCAACTGCGCTTCCAGAAAACTCCGCTCCTCATCGCTGAGGTCTATCGCAACTGATGCCCGTCCACGCATGCTCGCCCCCTGATTTGTCTCAAATCAATGATGGCAAATTCAGTTCCGGGTGACTAGGACCAACGGAGGCGACGCAGCACCGACCCAGAGTACGGTGCTGGCAGGCGCTGGAAGATGTCCGCGAGCCTGCAAGTCCTGTGCTGGCTGCCCGACCATCTCAGACTGCATTACCGACTGCGTCGAAGCGATGCACCTGGCGGTCGCGGGGAACCAGGTTGACTGTCTGATCGGGTTCGAGGTCGATATTGCCATCGATCCGAACCGACAGGAGTTCGGTCTCGCCGATGTCCACGTAGGCATAGCTATCGGCGCCCAATCGCTCGAAATGCACGAGCTTGCCCTGCCAATTGCCCGAGCTCTCGGACAGGGCGAGATGCTCCGGCCGGACCCCGATCCTGTCTGCGCCGAAAGGTGCCGCTCTCTCTCCCGAAAGGATGTTCATCTTCGGCGAGCCGATGAACTCGGCCACAAAGAGAGAGGCAGGGTTGTGGTAGAGTTCCATGGGCGTCCCGATCTGCTGGATCAGGCCATCCTTGAGTACCACGATCCGGTCCGCCATCGTCATCGCCTCGACCTGGTCGTGGGTGACATAGATCATCGTGGTATTCGGCAGTTCTCCTTTCAGGCGCGAAATTTCGATCCGCATCCGCAGCCGCAGCGCCGCGTCCAGGTTGGACAGCGGCTCGTCGAAGAGAAAGACCTTCGGGTCGCGGACGATGGCCCGACCGATCGCCACGCGCTGCCGCTGGCCGCCCGAAAGCTCCCGGGGGTACCGTTCCAGGTAGTCTTCGAGGTGCAGCATCCTGGCGGCTTGCCGCACCATCTCGAGCCGTTCGCGCTTCCGGTGACCCGCGATCTTCAGCGAGTAGCCCATGTTGTCGGCCACGTTCATGTGTGGATAGAGCGCGTAGGTCTGGAAGACCATCGCGATGCCCCGCTTCGACGACGGGACCTCGTTCATGCGCTTGCCGTCGATCTCCAGTGTTCCCGAGGTGATCGTCTCGAGGCCCGAAATTGTCCTGAGCAGGGTGGACTTGCCGCAGCCGGACGGCCCGACGAAGACGATGAACTCCCCCGAACTTATATCGAGATCGACGTTCCTCAGCACTTCGGTGTCGTTGAAGTTCTTGCACAGGTTCCGAATTCGGATGTCTGACATATCGTGTTTCCGTCTACCGGACGAAGACGGCTTTTTCCGTCTCCCTGTTGTCGAACATGCGGAAGGCCGTCTCCGCCTCCTTGAGATCGAACGTATGGGTGGCGAGGCGCTCGAGATCGACGTTGTGGTCGCGGATGATCCGCAGGATGTCGTCGTACTCGGCGATCGAGAAATACCATGAGCCGAAGACCGTCAGCTGCTTGCGGATCATGTGATCGGAGGTGCGGATGCGCGTTTCGGCATTTTCGCC harbors:
- a CDS encoding ABC transporter ATP-binding protein, whose translation is MSDIRIRNLCKNFNDTEVLRNVDLDISSGEFIVFVGPSGCGKSTLLRTISGLETITSGTLEIDGKRMNEVPSSKRGIAMVFQTYALYPHMNVADNMGYSLKIAGHRKRERLEMVRQAARMLHLEDYLERYPRELSGGQRQRVAIGRAIVRDPKVFLFDEPLSNLDAALRLRMRIEISRLKGELPNTTMIYVTHDQVEAMTMADRIVVLKDGLIQQIGTPMELYHNPASLFVAEFIGSPKMNILSGERAAPFGADRIGVRPEHLALSESSGNWQGKLVHFERLGADSYAYVDIGETELLSVRIDGNIDLEPDQTVNLVPRDRQVHRFDAVGNAV